Within Lytechinus pictus isolate F3 Inbred chromosome 7, Lp3.0, whole genome shotgun sequence, the genomic segment TCGcaaaaaatgatgatgtaaaagaaaagaaaatcgcTTTCTGcgggagaaaaaaaaggtaaagatAACGGGATGATTGATTACTTTTTTCAGGCTTTAAGCAGACACCTTTCTTTCAAATATTATGCACATTGCTACACAACTGAAGAAGTTTGTCATGAAATCTTAAGAATGCTACCCAAATATTGCATGTCTCTGATATGCGGTTTTGTGAGATAAATCATGGTCATTTCAGTCATTTTGCTGTCCATTCTGCACGTTTTGTCGCTCTAAACCTCAATTTGACAACTAGGTGAAAATTGATATCCTTACAATTTCGAGTGAGCTTCGGAATCCTAAGATTGAAGAATTTCTGGCTTTTTAAGTACTAGCACAAGGCCAGAGTTTGTTTTGACTGTTCAACCTACTTTGTCAGAAAGTTATTGTTTGTGGATATGAATTTCAActcatttttatgttgtttttttttgtctgtaatAACGGCTAATACTATGTATTCTTAGATGTCTCACATTGTCTTGTATAGCCAATAGTATGAAGTCGGCATTTTCACGTTTCCTTCACTGAACCTTTTTTTATACCGATTTTGTCTTTGTTGTAATCTCAAACAATATACTATATTGCTTGAATTAATATTCAGTTTGTGTTTATGGAGTCTTTTTGTTTTGCGTTGTAGATATTATTGATAAAGTGGAATGCAGTCTTCTGAGAACTGTGCCATTATGATGATCATTACAGTCATGATGATTATCTTAGTAAAAATCTAGTAGAGGAAGAGTGcattcacctatattttcccaaCACTGCTTTGGGTTTTAATGTGCAATATAATCGTGTCAAGATTTTTGACTGAGTATTGAGGAACAAAACATTCAAgaatcaaagtttacatttcTGGGGAGGgttttatgaaaggacttgacagacgttttatccgacagttaccatagtaatagtGCTTCtcctgccaatcaaaatcaaggaaagttggcagatctgacaacttgtcagacgaaAGTGTTGATGAAACTCTCCCTAGGTCCCAGGCTTTACGtccttaacaaaaaaaaaatacagagactACTGTTACCAAATAACCCCAAACATTAATTATGGTCCGAATAATTCTGTTATACAGAGAATCCACTGGCCTTGCCATCTTGACTGTGCTAAAAGTCCCGAGAGCTTAATCTTTAAAGAACAACgtacacaatatttaaattcatttcttttaattcaacaattcaattattatatgaaatattgcatGCACTGATGTTCCATTGCTTGGAATGTTTCTTACAAATAACAAACTTTGACAAAGAATAGCAACATAATTAGACCGAACAATACCGGCAAGTCTTATGGCAACctagaaatataaaaatttccATCTTTGGCACGAATCATGCCATCATATTTCATGTAGTATGTGATGAACACTCAAGGTTAAGCTTCCGACAtcccttttttttcaagtgacGCTGAGATGCaggttaatttaaaaaatgccgAATAGAAAATCATCACATTGCAGTAGTTTATTATGGAATCAATATGGACAATAGTACCCTCTGACTATCTTTTTTCAAATCGTCAATTTCGACTCACATCGTAACATCCATGAGGTAAACAGCCATTATTTCATGTATAGAATGTACCCTGAATGTTGACGTTTGAAAAAGAGACTCGATATATAAGTgaagcaagaaaaaaatatgctggGGCCCGATGTTGCAAATTTAGGCGGTAGGTTGTCAAAAGTAGCAAtagaaattataaataaaaaatgcctGAAGGCTGAAGTTGAGACATAAAATCAAGAGGTCCAACTGTCACAGTTTGGAGAAAAGGAACCTTCAAGTTCTATGTTAGGATATTGGAGTCTTCATCAAGTAGTTGCTGCTCTGCAAATAATTCTCCTTCAGTCGGTGAGGGGGTTGTCGACTCCCCGGTTGGCTTGGAGGGTGGTGGTGATGGCAGAGaggttgatggtgatgatggcaaCGACGATatcgatggtgatgatggggatgactctggtgatggtagtgatgatgatggcgacgacgatgatgatgaagatggcaAAGGTGATGTCGGTTGAGATGATAGAGTCTCTGATGACGGTAGTTGAGATGGTAGTgacgatgatggcgatgatggtgatgaagatggtgatggggGCCAAGTTTCCTGGGTTGAAGAGTGCGATGATGAAGATGGATGTATCTCTGAGGATTCGGCGGATGGCTCTGATGGGGATGAAGATTCTGAGGTCGTTCCCGAGAACCACCTTGGTGTTACTGAGTATTTCACAGCCTCCCAAAAAGACTTTCCTGTCTCTTCTTTCAGGTTAGGGTCTGTGATAATATTGAAGGTCACATCCTTTCCTGAAATGAAAGCAACAAAATAGTTTGCTAGATATGATACCAACAATGTATTTAAATGTGTAAATGCAATTGCATACCATAAAAGATGCCATATTAAAGAGCTATTTTTGTACTTGCCTGTAAATTTCAAATAGAAGATGTAGAAGGGaaacaaccgcgtagccaggatttcattttggagggggcggtaaatgcacgcaaagcgtgccaacacagagcgcgcgaagcgtgCTCCCTAGGGgttgggtgcagggagggggagtttccccctcccacGCGAAGCtattggtgtttcataaattaaaatgaaaaggagccgtctgtcttgtctctagtacctatatcagcttcaattcagttgactatattgtgattttgaaccttgttttcaaaagtgattgtgaacgcaccaaaaaaggaatacaatggaggaaattgaaataataaccCCGCGTAAAGCACgaaagctaaagcgttttatcaatttttttgccatgaaaagggtccagagaaaagggtattctcaaagttacattgaatacttcccttggaaagatcagatttgattacaaacaatttagcgacagttcatatctttatttcgcaaaacagaggagaagaagtgtatatgccgggaggaagatattcctccccgcgcagagcaatgaaactctgaaatttcaaagggcgggcgtttcatcaaatgcagatatctctaataccccatcggctctaattcaaatgattttctaagattattgaacttcattacaaggaaaatagtgcgcaaaaagttgaaacttctgtgatttattgaaattatataaaaaaaggatgcctaatttctttgacctatcctgaagcgcttcagtttgaatgataaagaaacttaagtgtcattcaaaatttcaaactgagggcgcaaaacaggacaggagatgaatgtgcagggaaatgacatgaagtttaatagaatttgatacaaaatattgtactttttatttaatacgacacaaattttataccttcctctttttaaattaggaacctgtttgccccaaaattatggttgtgtagtaatgagctgaaaagcgggaaaagtttactttatggaggtgacggcagaaattgattttACCAGATTTTACCcacccggagccgacccgaccagaagttgcgcgatcaataaaaaaaaagataacttcatatacttcggcctaatcttactctaattccatgccctaatgtgtacatttgaactttaactggcaagaaacacatatagctgaggtggaaaaacagggttagagaaagggtgggggaaacaatggagaacttcaatattgtcatttaaccgcgggcagcgcggaagcaaaattcatatataaatttagagcaagagtgaaggagtttctcttttgagaaaaaaaataaagaataaaaaaaacccacaaagctacctttcttccctttcctcccttcccttttccttttctcctctctattttcccttcttttttttctttttggggacgttttgggggtggggggcgaccgcccccaccgcccaaCCCCTGGCTTCGCGCCTGAAGGGAAAAGAAATGTTTCTTTCATTGCAATATCTTAAATGTATTCTTAAATGCAGTCCAGAAAAATATTTGAGTGATTCCACAATACATTAATACATTAATGGTCTACTTTTTAAGAATACAGAATGTATTGATATAATCTTCATTAGATGTAAACATATTTCATCAGAATTTGTAACTAAATCtataaccttgattctgattggctgctgagcccttaccataatcatcaccatattAATGCCAAAGTTGAGTTTTTATGGAACAGGATCCACGGGAAAACAGTGTGTGTGATTGGCTATGTTTACATCTAATTAAGATGGAAGTAACATTACAAACAGCCCTAAAAAATGCATACTTTTGGTAGGGCATTGGTGTATCCCTTAGCCATCATGATGAGACGATTTCATCACACTTAACATGATGTGGTCGTGAGGACAAGTATCATTGGGGTACTATTATTGATAAGTTGTTTGCATCCTGACCaagactcttttttttttacacagacGTTGAAATAAGCAACAGTTCTCTGTATAAAAATTTGAAGATAAGCTGTtgtaaaaacacaaaatgtagTAGTTGAGATGAAACtgtctcattttttttccaggtaTTCATATTCTATCACTTTGTGATAGAACATGTTCTCATCTAATGAAGATTGCATACACATTAACTAGTACTTCCcgaaagaccccccccccccccccccgcacaagGAATGAAGAAACGGTAATTTACCTAGTTTGGTTGCCTGTTTCACAACAGCCTGCGACTGGAGCACATCGGCAAAGAAAAGCGCTGCTGCGGCCTTGAGGTCATCATGCTTGAATACGGCTGTGATGAGACCCCTGGCTGCTTTCTGAGACTCGGGATCGGACAGGATGAGAACCACCACTGCCTTGAGCGCGGCCGTGGTCTCGGGATCATGGATGGCGAGGAGCAGGACCTGTTTGATGGTCGAGGCCAGGAGCCGTCTGTTCTGTGGGTCCTCCAGAATGCTCGAGATGTAATCTGTTGTAGCTTTTCTGGTCTCAGGGCTGTTCAATACCTAAAATGGTGCATGGATAAATTTTAACGAAATGATAGAAAGTGGCATATATAGCATGGCATCCAATAATTTTTTCCATGGCTTCCTAAAAGGAAAGTGGTGCCATGGGCAGGTGCATATTCAATCTGCATCACGGAAAATAAAGATGGCTATTTCTAACAAGTCTGATTCAATAAGATGAAAATCTGTAGTAAtactacagtgaatttttaaccATCCATCAAAGAAACGAATTACCCTTTAGTCAAACTTTTGCAATAAGGTTGATGTCTTGTAAAGAGTAATACATCTTACATGTTTAAGAGGCTTCTCTCTCTAagccatataggcctatatgttatGGATTTCAAGCAAAAAATCTTAactcattataattataatcttTTATTGACATATTTATGTTAACAGCCCCTCCCTCTATCCCAGTCCtttaacaaaatttaataaaattgtgATGATTGAACTCTTGAATTATGTATAGCACAGCCAAGGCCAACAGTATACCTGCTTGATAAATTGCGCAGCTAGACGGTGCATGTTTTCATCATGTAGGAGTGTCTGAAGGAGAGACTTGGCAAACTCCTCTGCCTTCATGGCCACATGCTCATGCTCCAGAGATCGTGAGGCTACTTGCGATACTTCCACAGCAACATTTTCTCTGATAGGATCCCGCAATAGGTACACCATCAGACctgaaatggaaagaaaaaaattacatggatttcattcaaatcactGTCAAAGATTTTTCATGAGTCACAAGTAACATTGATTAATTCCTTCAGTATTTTCCagcatattttatcattttctgtTAGGGGCCTAGATCTATATGGATAATCCTGTTACATCAAAGGTGATTTTAAAAATCTAATTAATGCTCTCATTAATCTAGGCTACATCATCGAGATGAGACTGTTGAATTACGACTCAAAATTTATCAGAGTAAAACCCTATATTActgtaaaacaaataatgtttgtCATGTCTCCGGACGTAGACTACATTTAACATTATCTAAACTTAGACCCCTAATCTCCATGATCTATTTACCTATGATGATGAAAACTCCTACTCCAATACGAACAGTCGAGTACCCGTGAAATCTGAGTGAGTTCTCCAGCTTCTTCAGCTTCTTCAGCTGGTGGAGGACAGATCTGTGGTCTTGGTCATGTTTCACTGGTTGGCCTGATGATGACTGCGTTGAGGCAGGATTAGATGACAAGTATCTGGTGGAACTAAAATTCCAATGACAAACATTTGCCAATTTTACTTGAAGGAATTTCAATTGGAGATGTTGTTGCCTCCAAGTCCAAGAAGACAGTGGAATTGTTGAGAAACAGTTTTCTGACTTTAATGTTAGATGCTGTGATGAGGAATCATGAGGCCGCCTTGCCCTTGATGGTTGTTGAAAATGGGATAAAACATACGACGTTGTGAATCTAACACTAAACTCGGTCTCGGGAGTTCTCACACGGGAGCTGTGCAATGAATCAAACAGGATCCTTGGAGAGGAATACCCCGAACGCCAGGCGGGAGCGATGCCCAGGCCCGCGTTGCCTGACGTTAGTGATAATGAAGAGCTGACGGGAAAGCCATGGTTGCCAGAGGCTCTAAAGTTGATACTTTTTCgacaaaaagaaataacaaaaccATTTCTAAAATAACCAACAGATGAAAATACATTCATCTTCATATAACCAATTAACAGATCGTTTCAGCGAAAAAAGCGTCCAATACTACAATAATGGAGCAATAATCCAACAAGTTCAGTCCCCAGTCCATGAAATTCAGACTTCAGAACGAATGCATTCATTTTGATACCGGTACCGTACGTATGGCGTCTTTGGGTGTTTAGCAGACGACGCGCGACAACCGCGAGCCTCGGGCGCAAGGCGTTTAGCACGGCGCTGAGACGTACCCCCGCCTAGCCTACGCTACCGTCCATCCACCGGGCGCATTCGGCGACGGGCGACACACGTACACGTCACGTACACCGGCGTAGTGCACCTGCATGACTGCACTGCAGCAGTGATTCGCGGATTCAGTTACCTACCGTActtgaaaaagaaaagtggTCAGTGTTCCTATTCCTGTCAGCTTGTGACTTCGAATAAGAATGCAGAAACGCAAGGAACTCATTTTAGACGAATTTGAGACGGTAAGATTCTATTATTTCAAAGATTTCAAGCGCCAAGTGaagagtaatttttttttgaaagactgAGTTTAATAAACATGTTAAACGTCGTCTATGACTTGTTATGGACCCACCTGTTTCTATTCACGTACGGTACCCGGTACGTTTTAATAGAAACAAGTGGGCCAGTCAACTCAAGTCAAAGACGTCGATGATGGTTGAGACTATATTGGCGTCGATCCGGCAggtcattaatattcatgagcttGGAGATCTTGTTCGACCGATGACGTTgctcattaatattaatattacgGTAACACATTGGGAATCGCGGGTGCGCCTCACCACTTACAACTTTACCCTATCAAGTGCAGTTATACTGGCGTAAatctaacccagagagctccagcccgcgtagcgggctggAGCCCAGACGCGCAGTGTACAAACGGGCATTCaggtgagagtaccgtgaagtttggtcaatatcatttacataatacataatttaaacagaaattaagcacttaccacgattgtatggatgatagtctaacgagtggcagtttcctgacatcgaggcacagactggaacctcaaaaaacgatcagttctgtcgcggtgtctctccttctttcaaaattcatagcaaaatggccgttcgagagggtgtagggcgcatgcgcgaatttgacaaagtctatatgcgctagtgctatactagcctcggtctcgatcggccattttgtgttgaattctgaaagaggagagctaccgcgacagaactgatcgttttttgaggttccagtctgtgcctcgatgtcaggaaactgccactcgttagactatcatccatacaatcgtggtaagtgcttaatttctgtttaaattatgtattatgtaaatgatattgaccaaacttcacggtactctcacctGAATGCCCGTTTGTACACTGCGCGTCTGGGCTccagcccgctacgcgggctggagctctctgggttagcgTAAATCCAGCAAAATCCGGCAGTTTTTTATGgaaataaccaaaataatgataatgaaccCAAATGAAAGTGTTGGTTTGTCCAACTTGTTGGAAAAGACAGCATGGAGCTAGTAAAGCAGAAACCATTCATGGAAAAAGATTgacaacttgtattttcaattccctcggcctcatcatcatgatcatgtcaatgtgcataaaactggcgtcgattcagcatctttggcgccaatccggcagtttttatggaattaaccaaaataatgacaatgaacccTC encodes:
- the LOC129264356 gene encoding rho GTPase-activating protein gacQ-like isoform X4; this encodes MSSLRFCILIRSHKLTGIGTLTTFLFQVRSRVRTPETEFSVRFTTSYVLSHFQQPSRARRPHDSSSQHLTLKSENCFSTIPLSSWTWRQQHLQLKFLQVKLANVCHWNFSSTRYLSSNPASTQSSSGQPVKHDQDHRSVLHQLKKLKKLENSLRFHGYSTVRIGVGVFIIIGLMVYLLRDPIRENVAVEVSQVASRSLEHEHVAMKAEEFAKSLLQTLLHDENMHRLAAQFIKQVLNSPETRKATTDYISSILEDPQNRRLLASTIKQVLLLAIHDPETTAALKAVVVLILSDPESQKAARGLITAVFKHDDLKAAAALFFADVLQSQAVVKQATKLGKDVTFNIITDPNLKEETGKSFWEAVKYSVTPRWFSGTTSESSSPSEPSAESSEIHPSSSSHSSTQETWPPSPSSSPSSPSSSLPSQLPSSETLSSQPTSPLPSSSSSSSPSSSLPSPESSPSSPSISSLPSSPSTSLPSPPPSKPTGESTTPSPTEGELFAEQQLLDEDSNILT
- the LOC129264356 gene encoding uncharacterized protein LOC129264356 isoform X1; the protein is MSSLRFCILIRSHKLTGIGTLTTFLFQVRINFRASGNHGFPVSSSLSLTSGNAGLGIAPAWRSGYSSPRILFDSLHSSRVRTPETEFSVRFTTSYVLSHFQQPSRARRPHDSSSQHLTLKSENCFSTIPLSSWTWRQQHLQLKFLQVKLANVCHWNFSSTRYLSSNPASTQSSSGQPVKHDQDHRSVLHQLKKLKKLENSLRFHGYSTVRIGVGVFIIIGLMVYLLRDPIRENVAVEVSQVASRSLEHEHVAMKAEEFAKSLLQTLLHDENMHRLAAQFIKQVLNSPETRKATTDYISSILEDPQNRRLLASTIKQVLLLAIHDPETTAALKAVVVLILSDPESQKAARGLITAVFKHDDLKAAAALFFADVLQSQAVVKQATKLGKDVTFNIITDPNLKEETGKSFWEAVKYSVTPRWFSGTTSESSSPSEPSAESSEIHPSSSSHSSTQETWPPSPSSSPSSPSSSLPSQLPSSETLSSQPTSPLPSSSSSSSPSSSLPSPESSPSSPSISSLPSSPSTSLPSPPPSKPTGESTTPSPTEGELFAEQQLLDEDSNILT
- the LOC129264356 gene encoding microtubule-actin cross-linking factor 1, isoforms 6/7-like isoform X6, with product MKGILGGSIFSPIPNSSTRYLSSNPASTQSSSGQPVKHDQDHRSVLHQLKKLKKLENSLRFHGYSTVRIGVGVFIIIGLMVYLLRDPIRENVAVEVSQVASRSLEHEHVAMKAEEFAKSLLQTLLHDENMHRLAAQFIKQVLNSPETRKATTDYISSILEDPQNRRLLASTIKQVLLLAIHDPETTAALKAVVVLILSDPESQKAARGLITAVFKHDDLKAAAALFFADVLQSQAVVKQATKLGKDVTFNIITDPNLKEETGKSFWEAVKYSVTPRWFSGTTSESSSPSEPSAESSEIHPSSSSHSSTQETWPPSPSSSPSSPSSSLPSQLPSSETLSSQPTSPLPSSSSSSSPSSSLPSPESSPSSPSISSLPSSPSTSLPSPPPSKPTGESTTPSPTEGELFAEQQLLDEDSNILT
- the LOC129264356 gene encoding uncharacterized protein LOC129264356 isoform X3 — protein: MKGILGGSIFSPIPNSINFRASGNHGFPVSSSLSLTSGNAGLGIAPAWRSGYSSPRILFDSLHSSRVRTPETEFSVRFTTSYVLSHFQQPSRARRPHDSSSQHLTLKSENCFSTIPLSSWTWRQQHLQLKFLQVKLANVCHWNFSSTRYLSSNPASTQSSSGQPVKHDQDHRSVLHQLKKLKKLENSLRFHGYSTVRIGVGVFIIIGLMVYLLRDPIRENVAVEVSQVASRSLEHEHVAMKAEEFAKSLLQTLLHDENMHRLAAQFIKQVLNSPETRKATTDYISSILEDPQNRRLLASTIKQVLLLAIHDPETTAALKAVVVLILSDPESQKAARGLITAVFKHDDLKAAAALFFADVLQSQAVVKQATKLGKDVTFNIITDPNLKEETGKSFWEAVKYSVTPRWFSGTTSESSSPSEPSAESSEIHPSSSSHSSTQETWPPSPSSSPSSPSSSLPSQLPSSETLSSQPTSPLPSSSSSSSPSSSLPSPESSPSSPSISSLPSSPSTSLPSPPPSKPTGESTTPSPTEGELFAEQQLLDEDSNILT
- the LOC129264356 gene encoding microtubule-actin cross-linking factor 1, isoforms 6/7-like isoform X5 produces the protein MKGILGGSIFSPIPNRARRPHDSSSQHLTLKSENCFSTIPLSSWTWRQQHLQLKFLQVKLANVCHWNFSSTRYLSSNPASTQSSSGQPVKHDQDHRSVLHQLKKLKKLENSLRFHGYSTVRIGVGVFIIIGLMVYLLRDPIRENVAVEVSQVASRSLEHEHVAMKAEEFAKSLLQTLLHDENMHRLAAQFIKQVLNSPETRKATTDYISSILEDPQNRRLLASTIKQVLLLAIHDPETTAALKAVVVLILSDPESQKAARGLITAVFKHDDLKAAAALFFADVLQSQAVVKQATKLGKDVTFNIITDPNLKEETGKSFWEAVKYSVTPRWFSGTTSESSSPSEPSAESSEIHPSSSSHSSTQETWPPSPSSSPSSPSSSLPSQLPSSETLSSQPTSPLPSSSSSSSPSSSLPSPESSPSSPSISSLPSSPSTSLPSPPPSKPTGESTTPSPTEGELFAEQQLLDEDSNILT
- the LOC129264356 gene encoding uncharacterized protein LOC129264356 isoform X2 yields the protein MKMNVFSSVGYFRNGFVISFCRKSINFRASGNHGFPVSSSLSLTSGNAGLGIAPAWRSGYSSPRILFDSLHSSRVRTPETEFSVRFTTSYVLSHFQQPSRARRPHDSSSQHLTLKSENCFSTIPLSSWTWRQQHLQLKFLQVKLANVCHWNFSSTRYLSSNPASTQSSSGQPVKHDQDHRSVLHQLKKLKKLENSLRFHGYSTVRIGVGVFIIIGLMVYLLRDPIRENVAVEVSQVASRSLEHEHVAMKAEEFAKSLLQTLLHDENMHRLAAQFIKQVLNSPETRKATTDYISSILEDPQNRRLLASTIKQVLLLAIHDPETTAALKAVVVLILSDPESQKAARGLITAVFKHDDLKAAAALFFADVLQSQAVVKQATKLGKDVTFNIITDPNLKEETGKSFWEAVKYSVTPRWFSGTTSESSSPSEPSAESSEIHPSSSSHSSTQETWPPSPSSSPSSPSSSLPSQLPSSETLSSQPTSPLPSSSSSSSPSSSLPSPESSPSSPSISSLPSSPSTSLPSPPPSKPTGESTTPSPTEGELFAEQQLLDEDSNILT
- the LOC129264356 gene encoding microtubule-actin cross-linking factor 1, isoforms 6/7-like isoform X7, producing the protein MVYLLRDPIRENVAVEVSQVASRSLEHEHVAMKAEEFAKSLLQTLLHDENMHRLAAQFIKQVLNSPETRKATTDYISSILEDPQNRRLLASTIKQVLLLAIHDPETTAALKAVVVLILSDPESQKAARGLITAVFKHDDLKAAAALFFADVLQSQAVVKQATKLGKDVTFNIITDPNLKEETGKSFWEAVKYSVTPRWFSGTTSESSSPSEPSAESSEIHPSSSSHSSTQETWPPSPSSSPSSPSSSLPSQLPSSETLSSQPTSPLPSSSSSSSPSSSLPSPESSPSSPSISSLPSSPSTSLPSPPPSKPTGESTTPSPTEGELFAEQQLLDEDSNILT